The DNA sequence ATCGTCTGGCTCTGGGGCCGCACGGAGGGCCGCTGGGGCACCCCCATCGCCGACGGCCACATGAACGCCGCGGTCTCCGAGACCTGGCCCTGGGTCGTCCGCGCGGCAGCCCTCACCACGGCCCTGTTCCTCGTCTGGCGCTCCCAACGCCGGCCGTGACCGACCCGGCCCGCCCGGCCCGTTCGGTGCGGGGGCGGGGTGGGCACAATGGCGCATATGGCCTTGACGACCCCGCTCCAGCCCACCGTCGGTTTCGACCTCGACATGACGCTCATCGACTCCCGGCCCGGTATCCGCGCCTGCTACCTCGCGCTGGCCGAGCGGACCGGGACGTACATCGACGCCGATCTCGCGGTCACCCGGCTGGGGCCGCCGCTGGTGGACGAGCTGATCAACTGGTTCCCGGCCGAGCGGGTCGCGGAGGTGGCCGACCTGTACCGGGCGATGTACCCGACGTACGCCGTCGCCGCCACGCCCGCCCTGCCCGGCGCCCGTGAGGCGATAGCGGCCGTACGGGAGGCGGGCGGGCGCGCGATCGTCGTCACCGCCAAGTACGAGCCCAACGCCAAGCT is a window from the Streptomyces capillispiralis genome containing:
- a CDS encoding HAD family hydrolase encodes the protein MALTTPLQPTVGFDLDMTLIDSRPGIRACYLALAERTGTYIDADLAVTRLGPPLVDELINWFPAERVAEVADLYRAMYPTYAVAATPALPGAREAIAAVREAGGRAIVVTAKYEPNAKLHLAHLGIEPDAVIGDLWAEQKALALREHEASVYVGDHVGDVRGARTAGALSVAVATGPCDEAELRAAGADVVLAGLTEFPRWFSDYRSDN